The Elaeis guineensis isolate ETL-2024a chromosome 5, EG11, whole genome shotgun sequence DNA segment TGCATGTCATTTATCTTCTATAATTTGAGTTTTCCTCTATGACTAGTTGAGGCACTGATCCTTCATCCTTGTTTGCTTttcatgtgtatgtgtgtgtgtgtgtgtgtgtattttttTTTGGTGTGGCGGTATGTTTAGTTGTTATGGTTTTAATGGGGAAAGTCAATTTTCTTATTCAGACTTTTGTTTAAAAAATGGGCACATCTTTTGCATGGGTTTGTGATTCTGACTGATGTATTGTGATAACAACCTTTCCCATTTCCGTTTTTGAAATGTGTTTATTCAAATTAGTTGTAGTGTGGGCCTTGAAGTGACTCTCTGAGGTGATATCAGATGTAGTCCTTCGCCAAGCCAGTTTTATGTGCTTGGGTATATGTCTCTTTCCTTTTTATTATCTTGTGAGAAGGTTGAGAAAAGGTGTCGTGTGTTTTAACTTGAACGATCTTGTTGAAGGTTGTTGGGTTTTTGCCCAACCAGGAGGTCTGTGGTGAGAGGGTGCCCTTGGTGGAATTGGTGGCTATTCTTGCAAAGTTTATAAGAGACTTTGGCGATTCTTTCTGTAGTGTTATTGCGTGTTTTTATGGAATTGGCTGGAACCACAAAGTGGTGTTTTGTTCTTCTGAGGGGCGAAGTAACATACCCTCCGCTACTTAAGTCATGATGGCCTTACTGTTTCTGGCAACCGTTTCCGCAGAGTACGAGATGTGGACATGAAGCGTGACTATGCCTTCATTGTATGTATACCTCTACTCCATGCATTACTTTTTCTTTAGCTGTTATTAGCATCTTGACGTTACATTTATTAGCAACAGTAATATTCTCTTCTTCAAATATGAGCTTCCCCCTATTGCTTTTCTGGTGTCTGTCCACTACTTTAATAGGAATTTAGTGATCCTCGAGATGCCGACGATGCTAGATACAGCTTAGATGGGCGAGAATTTGATGGAAGTCGTATTATAGTTGAATTTGCCAGAGGGGTATGTAACTTAGATGGTGCTTAAACtgaatattaataataatattattattgattCTATTTTTCTGGCTTTGTTGTATAACTTTTCCCACCATTTATAGGGCCCACGTGGTCCTAGAGGTTCTCGGGAATATCTGGGAAGAGGCCCTCCTCCTGGATCAGGCCGTTGCTTTAATTGTGGAATTGATGGCCATTGGGCTCGAGACTGCAAAGCTGGAGACTGGAAGAACAAGTGTTATCGCTGTGGTGAAAGAGGTCATATCGAAAGAAACTGCCAAAATAGTCCCAAGAATCTCAAGTAGGCTATTTTTGAAACTTACATTgttttcctttttgatgaattATTTCTTCACAGTGCCAATCTGGAATTGACTAAGTGATTGTTTACTGATGTTGCAGACGTGGACGGAGTTATTCACGGTCTCCATCCCCTCGCCGTGGTAGGAGCCGAAGTCGGAGCTACAGCCGAAGCCGCAGTTACAGGTATGCTAAACATATTGTACGGTTCTGAACTTTTTCCT contains these protein-coding regions:
- the LOC105045761 gene encoding uncharacterized protein isoform X2, whose protein sequence is MKRDYAFIEFSDPRDADDARYSLDGREFDGSRIIVEFARGGPRGPRGSREYLGRGPPPGSGRCFNCGIDGHWARDCKAGDWKNKCYRCGERGHIERNCQNSPKNLKRGRSYSRSPSPRRGRSRSRSYSRSRSYSRSRSPAPRRDGRSVERDDRRSRSPRYSRSPKPRRSPSPSRGRKHSLSPDGSRSPQDSRSPPPKERRQAERNGSDYGESPRRENSRSPMSQERESPPMVQRHRSPETNGRSPSPRDDRDDGNHMSPRGSESPQD